In a genomic window of Pirellulaceae bacterium:
- a CDS encoding redoxin family protein codes for MSLIGLSRGQAADLQSPAVPIGDSVDTLRFKDIRFLERELSEFGKQKAYVIICINRTCPLVQRYLPKLNRMSKKFSGAGVQFIGLNVSEDSISDIANHAIATTCDFPFVKDIDHNCVRALGVKRTPEAVVLDANFRLSYRGRIDNQYRIGGALPKPSSNDLESAISAVVAGDPVAVSETPVDGCLITVSPVAELKDQLNFTDDVATLMHQHCVECHRTGSEAPFALTNYEDVAAHGEMIAEVVRDRRMPPWYASSEDKHFINHRGLSRDERETILQWVKEGMQRGEAKEFDEPAPIQTWSLGKPDKIIRAAESHNIPTDGYVPYKYSLLPYVFLHDTWLDAIQIVSDNPRVLHHCNLLAIPLGKKLSDAYFITGKVPGSQPLTIDSEVGILIPRGTALALQIHYTTTGQPEKCRISLGLNYAGGLINKQFRHLLVKNTTFSIPPGDGNHRVSKSETLDTQTTGLGLFTHMHLRGKDMIFLAHYPDGSSERLLTIPNYNFDWQMGYRWTPNSRQFPANTRFECIAHFDNSEFNPFNPDAEATVIEGQQTYHEMMYGFYFYTRDNEQLNLQINPKNGRVIR; via the coding sequence ATGAGTCTGATCGGGCTGTCCCGTGGCCAGGCGGCCGATCTTCAATCCCCCGCCGTACCCATCGGTGATTCGGTCGACACGTTACGATTCAAAGACATTCGTTTTCTTGAGCGGGAGCTTTCCGAGTTTGGCAAACAAAAAGCTTATGTCATTATCTGCATCAATCGAACCTGCCCCTTGGTGCAACGCTACCTCCCCAAGCTAAACCGGATGAGCAAGAAGTTCAGCGGTGCGGGTGTCCAATTCATCGGTTTGAATGTGAGTGAGGATTCAATTTCGGACATTGCCAATCACGCAATTGCCACGACTTGCGACTTCCCCTTTGTGAAAGATATCGACCACAATTGCGTTCGAGCACTCGGCGTTAAACGCACGCCCGAAGCAGTCGTTTTGGATGCGAATTTCCGTTTGTCGTACCGTGGTCGCATCGACAACCAGTACCGCATTGGCGGTGCTTTACCCAAACCATCATCCAACGATCTGGAGTCGGCAATTTCTGCTGTTGTGGCAGGTGATCCGGTCGCGGTTTCCGAAACGCCCGTCGATGGTTGTTTGATCACCGTCTCCCCCGTTGCCGAGTTAAAGGATCAGCTTAATTTCACTGACGATGTGGCAACTCTGATGCATCAACACTGCGTTGAGTGCCATCGCACAGGCAGCGAAGCCCCATTTGCTTTAACGAACTACGAAGATGTAGCGGCGCATGGCGAAATGATCGCAGAAGTTGTTCGTGACCGCCGGATGCCTCCCTGGTACGCCAGCTCAGAAGACAAGCATTTCATCAATCATCGTGGCCTGTCTCGCGACGAACGAGAAACGATTCTTCAATGGGTCAAGGAAGGGATGCAGCGTGGTGAGGCGAAAGAATTTGACGAACCGGCCCCAATTCAGACGTGGTCGCTCGGCAAGCCAGACAAGATTATTCGTGCGGCCGAATCGCACAACATACCGACCGATGGTTATGTTCCCTACAAATACAGCCTGCTGCCCTATGTCTTTCTCCATGACACCTGGCTTGATGCGATCCAGATTGTATCCGACAACCCGCGCGTGCTACATCACTGCAATCTGTTAGCCATTCCGCTCGGCAAGAAACTGAGCGACGCTTACTTCATCACAGGCAAGGTTCCGGGGAGTCAACCATTAACGATTGACTCGGAAGTTGGAATTCTCATTCCTCGCGGCACGGCCCTCGCCTTGCAAATCCACTACACCACAACTGGCCAACCGGAAAAATGTCGAATCTCCCTGGGGTTAAATTACGCGGGTGGGCTGATCAACAAACAGTTCCGCCACCTGCTGGTAAAGAACACGACCTTTTCCATTCCCCCCGGCGATGGAAATCATCGTGTCTCGAAGTCCGAAACTCTTGACACCCAAACCACGGGCCTCGGACTCTTTACTCACATGCATTTACGGGGTAAGGATATGATCTTCTTGGCCCATTATCCTGACGGCAGCTCAGAACGACTGCTCACCATTCCTAATTACAACTTTGATTGGCAAATGGGATATCGCTGGACACCGAACAGTCGACAATTTCCTGCCAACACACGCTTTGAATGCATTGCGCACTTCGACAACTCGGAGTTTAACCCCTTTAATCCAGATGCTGAGGCAACGGTCATTGAAGGTCAGCAGACCTATCATGAAATGATGTATGGCTTCTACTTTTACACGCGAGACAACGAGCAGCTCAACCTGCAAATAAACCCCAAGAACGGCCGTGTGATCCGCTAG
- a CDS encoding aldehyde dehydrogenase family protein, producing MSDTTIAVAQQKTSDQTTVDTAVAELCESSPRLTRCSLENRIQLAHECIRGVESVATEWVESACLAKGIPHDSPARSEEITTGPVSVLRYLRLFIDSLQAIQRVGQPQLPGPTREEQGQTIVPIFPTQSLYDRLLFNPMKAETWLEPSVSPDQIFGDNISIVSGESSTKGQVCVVLGAGNVSAIPATDALTKILQDNCVVLLKMNPVNAYLGTIFERSLAALIKAGFLRIIYGAAETGRYAVGHDRVDEVHITGSIDTHDAIVWGPRESQAQRKAANQRVLEKRVTSELGNVSPWIITPGNYSDAQLRFQAENITASITNNASFNCIATKLLITWERCPHRAKLLELIENTLQTIPPRVAYYPGAMERFTRFAEQTPTDHHLPWTLRKNISIEYAPHLFNEESFVCVCGEVRIDAESPEQFVQRAAEFANDRIWGTLAAAITVAPNLKNSATIHEAIRKLHYGTVGVNQWPAVSYALMSPPWGGYPGSTLTDVESGIGWVHNTYLLDRPQKTVLVCPLTMSPKPMWFSTHRRPEAVAWKLFDLYCQPRLSRLPGLLLQSLRG from the coding sequence ATGTCCGATACGACCATTGCAGTTGCTCAACAAAAGACTTCTGATCAAACCACGGTAGATACTGCGGTCGCGGAACTTTGTGAGTCATCCCCACGTCTCACCCGCTGCTCACTCGAAAATCGCATTCAACTTGCGCATGAATGCATCCGAGGCGTCGAGTCAGTCGCAACGGAATGGGTCGAATCGGCCTGCCTTGCAAAAGGTATTCCCCACGACAGTCCCGCTCGGTCCGAAGAAATCACGACCGGTCCCGTCTCCGTGCTCCGCTATTTACGACTTTTCATCGATTCGCTCCAAGCGATTCAACGCGTCGGACAACCTCAGTTACCCGGTCCCACGCGGGAAGAACAGGGGCAGACGATTGTGCCCATCTTTCCGACCCAAAGCCTGTATGATCGGCTGCTCTTCAATCCAATGAAAGCGGAAACATGGCTTGAACCTTCCGTCTCACCGGATCAGATCTTTGGCGACAACATCTCAATCGTTTCCGGCGAAAGTAGTACGAAAGGACAAGTCTGCGTGGTACTCGGCGCAGGAAATGTATCCGCGATTCCGGCCACGGACGCATTGACCAAAATACTGCAGGACAACTGCGTCGTGTTGCTCAAGATGAACCCGGTCAACGCCTATCTAGGCACAATTTTTGAGCGATCGCTTGCCGCGTTGATCAAGGCTGGCTTTCTCCGCATTATTTACGGTGCTGCTGAAACGGGTCGCTACGCCGTTGGCCACGACCGGGTCGATGAGGTTCACATTACCGGATCGATTGATACGCATGACGCGATTGTCTGGGGACCGCGCGAGAGCCAAGCCCAGCGCAAAGCGGCCAACCAACGTGTTTTGGAAAAACGCGTCACGAGCGAATTGGGAAATGTCAGCCCTTGGATTATCACGCCGGGCAATTACTCCGACGCCCAGCTTCGTTTCCAGGCTGAAAACATTACAGCATCCATCACAAACAATGCCTCGTTCAATTGTATCGCGACCAAGCTACTCATCACCTGGGAACGCTGCCCACATCGAGCCAAATTACTGGAATTGATCGAAAATACGCTGCAAACCATTCCACCACGGGTCGCCTATTATCCCGGTGCGATGGAACGGTTCACCCGGTTTGCAGAACAGACGCCCACCGACCACCATTTGCCGTGGACACTCCGGAAGAATATTTCGATCGAGTACGCGCCCCACCTGTTCAACGAAGAATCATTTGTCTGCGTCTGCGGCGAAGTAAGAATTGATGCCGAATCCCCGGAACAGTTCGTCCAACGAGCCGCTGAATTTGCCAATGACCGAATCTGGGGCACACTGGCTGCGGCCATCACGGTTGCGCCCAACTTGAAGAATTCAGCGACAATTCACGAGGCAATTCGCAAGCTTCATTATGGAACGGTGGGGGTGAATCAATGGCCAGCCGTGTCGTACGCGCTGATGTCGCCTCCCTGGGGTGGATATCCTGGCTCCACGCTCACGGATGTCGAGAGCGGAATCGGCTGGGTCCACAATACCTACCTGTTAGACCGACCACAAAAGACGGTCCTCGTCTGCCCCCTCACGATGTCACCAAAACCCATGTGGTTTTCAACGCACCGTCGTCCGGAGGCAGTTGCTTGGAAGCTTTTCGACCTCTATTGCCAACCGAGATTATCTCGGCTACCTGGATTACTGCTTCAATCGTTGCGCGGATAA
- a CDS encoding SapC family protein, whose amino-acid sequence MARQQLFYDSVIPLTVKKHKDLSIERVNYEFTREVNSVPLTAVEIPRASREFTIVFAGSDEIVPVVVLGIEDKQNIYLTDDGKWSANYVPAFVRRYPFVFWQGEDKTKYTLCVDEKWEGCNTEGRGDRLFQDDEERSPYLTKMLGFLEEYQLQHQRTRAYCQRLKELEILEPMRVDFTLGGGEKRSLGGFMAVSRTKLKELPAEKLAELVKTDELELTYAHLTSMDNFSNMLAKSLQTNGTAAEASPAEETAE is encoded by the coding sequence ATGGCGAGACAGCAACTTTTCTACGACAGCGTGATTCCACTCACGGTAAAGAAACACAAAGATCTTTCGATCGAACGTGTAAACTATGAGTTTACGCGCGAAGTCAATTCGGTCCCTCTGACCGCTGTCGAAATCCCCCGAGCTTCGCGCGAATTCACCATCGTCTTCGCCGGAAGCGACGAGATTGTTCCGGTCGTCGTGTTGGGTATCGAAGATAAACAAAACATCTATTTGACCGATGACGGGAAATGGTCTGCCAATTATGTTCCCGCCTTTGTCCGCCGCTACCCGTTTGTTTTTTGGCAAGGCGAAGATAAGACAAAGTACACGCTTTGCGTCGATGAAAAATGGGAAGGCTGCAACACAGAAGGACGTGGCGATCGATTGTTTCAGGATGACGAAGAACGCTCCCCCTACCTGACCAAAATGCTAGGATTCCTGGAAGAATATCAGCTTCAACATCAGCGAACGCGAGCCTACTGTCAGCGATTAAAAGAACTCGAAATTTTGGAGCCGATGCGCGTCGACTTTACGCTGGGCGGTGGTGAAAAACGCTCCCTGGGTGGATTCATGGCCGTCAGCCGTACGAAATTGAAGGAACTGCCCGCCGAAAAGTTGGCTGAGCTCGTGAAAACCGATGAACTGGAACTCACCTATGCTCATCTGACCTCAATGGATAACTTTTCGAATATGCTGGCAAAATCGCTGCAAACCAACGGAACTGCGGCCGAAGCGAGCCCAGCCGAAGAAACCGCCGAATAG
- a CDS encoding AarF/ABC1/UbiB kinase family protein, which yields MVELTSIPQFVRNSGRFREVTSVMAKYGLAGWLGNVRADWVQQLFRAQDGSRLGDLPIEVRIRSALAELGTTFIKLGQILSTRPDLIGPKLATELSKLQSGTPADNIDTVRALFDEEFGCTPEEIFSSFEEAAFASASIAQIHRATLSGGQQVVVKVQHRGIQSRIENDLEIMLELAKLAESFAPGIQKFQPVNTVTEFSRTLKRELDFEREARNLKHFTHNFSKADRIRFPAAYPESSSRRVLTMDFLDGIGLSDTSALNAAGYDLSAIAKRGATMFVDMIFRDGFYHADPHPGNLLVLPNEVIGVLDCGMVGNIDEELREQVEDMLLAAVDEDSDRLAEIVVRLGQVPQDLDRSALNNDLSDFVTDYRSQSLDQFDLSGALNAVVTIVRKHSIILPARIALLLKVLIMLEGTARQLSPQFSLAELLEPYREQAIRRRLSPTRMWRKLNTAYRDWNHLVEILPVDLADILGRMKQGRFDIHLDHRRLDSTVNRLVLGIVTAALFVGSATLWSSQVPPKLWGYSIPGATGCLVAVLLGFRLLHAIRRSGDLD from the coding sequence ATGGTTGAACTAACATCAATCCCACAGTTTGTTCGCAATTCAGGTCGCTTTCGCGAGGTGACGTCGGTGATGGCCAAATACGGTTTGGCCGGCTGGCTGGGGAATGTGCGGGCCGACTGGGTTCAGCAATTGTTCCGCGCCCAGGACGGCTCTCGTTTGGGCGATCTGCCGATCGAAGTACGGATTCGCTCGGCATTGGCCGAACTGGGCACAACATTCATTAAGCTCGGGCAAATCTTGAGCACACGTCCCGATCTTATCGGCCCCAAGCTGGCAACCGAATTGAGCAAATTGCAATCCGGAACACCCGCTGACAACATTGACACCGTGCGCGCCCTCTTCGACGAGGAGTTTGGCTGCACTCCCGAAGAGATATTCTCAAGCTTTGAAGAGGCCGCATTCGCGTCTGCTTCGATCGCTCAGATTCATCGAGCGACGTTATCGGGTGGCCAACAGGTCGTCGTCAAAGTGCAACATCGGGGGATTCAATCTCGCATTGAAAACGATCTTGAGATCATGTTGGAATTGGCTAAGCTCGCCGAATCTTTCGCACCAGGGATTCAAAAATTCCAGCCTGTGAATACGGTCACCGAATTCAGTCGCACGCTAAAACGAGAGCTTGATTTCGAGCGAGAAGCTCGCAACCTAAAGCATTTCACGCATAATTTTTCCAAAGCTGACAGAATCCGTTTTCCCGCGGCCTATCCAGAATCATCATCGCGTCGTGTGCTGACCATGGATTTTCTTGATGGCATCGGTCTCTCTGACACCTCGGCTTTAAACGCGGCGGGCTACGATTTAAGCGCAATCGCTAAACGGGGTGCAACCATGTTCGTAGACATGATCTTCCGCGATGGCTTCTATCACGCCGATCCTCATCCCGGAAATCTGCTGGTCCTTCCCAACGAAGTCATTGGCGTTCTCGACTGCGGCATGGTCGGAAACATTGATGAGGAGCTTCGTGAGCAAGTCGAGGACATGCTACTGGCAGCGGTCGATGAAGACTCGGATCGTCTTGCTGAGATCGTCGTACGACTGGGACAGGTTCCACAGGATCTCGATCGCAGTGCGCTCAACAACGATCTATCTGACTTTGTCACCGACTATCGCAGCCAATCACTGGACCAATTTGATTTGAGTGGAGCCTTGAACGCAGTGGTCACGATCGTGAGGAAACACAGCATCATCCTCCCGGCACGCATTGCCTTACTCCTCAAAGTGTTGATCATGCTAGAAGGTACTGCTCGACAGTTGAGCCCCCAATTCAGCTTGGCCGAACTCCTCGAACCCTATCGCGAACAGGCCATCCGGCGTCGGTTGTCCCCGACTCGAATGTGGCGCAAACTCAACACGGCCTATCGCGACTGGAACCATCTTGTAGAGATCTTACCCGTTGATTTGGCTGATATTCTTGGCCGCATGAAACAAGGTCGCTTCGATATTCATTTGGATCACCGCCGACTGGATTCGACGGTCAATCGACTCGTATTGGGTATCGTCACTGCAGCACTGTTCGTCGGATCAGCAACGCTCTGGAGCAGTCAAGTCCCTCCGAAACTTTGGGGTTATTCGATACCCGGCGCGACGGGCTGTCTGGTCGCCGTCTTACTGGGTTTTCGTCTCCTACACGCCATTCGACGATCTGGCGATTTGGATTAA
- a CDS encoding DUF1501 domain-containing protein, with protein sequence MLNILGHRDRRATHCDGISRRGFLKVGGMAAGGLSLANLLQLEAQAGTGRSHKAVINVYLPGGPSHLDLFDLKPNAPAEIRGEFSPIRTNVPGMEISEVFPKLAKRADQFSIIRSVVGSEGRHDGFQCMTGRTHRESPPAGGWPMLGSWVSKVQGAVNESVPPNLSLMYPTSTRTWGDPGTAGFIGSAFDPMALVAKDPQAKPTGMTLQGISLERLGDRQRLFQSVDRLRRQLDHSDAMLGVDSFTEQALSILTSSKLVEALDVSQEDPRIVERYGKNDPTYQRDGAPKMVQNFLIARRLVEAGARVVSMNYSRWDWHGGDGLNFPRTRQEAPLLDQGLSALLQDLDERGLSDDVSVVVWGEFGRTPKINKMNSRDHWPQVSFALMAGGGMQAGQVIGATNRLGEYAQQRPVTFAEIFATLYHNLGIDIQSATVDDLSGRPQYLLDAGVMPVAELV encoded by the coding sequence ATGTTAAACATACTTGGTCATCGCGACCGCCGCGCAACTCATTGTGACGGTATCTCCCGTCGAGGATTTTTGAAGGTTGGTGGGATGGCTGCAGGGGGGCTCTCGTTGGCCAACTTGTTACAGCTGGAGGCGCAGGCAGGTACAGGCCGTTCTCACAAAGCCGTGATCAATGTTTATTTGCCGGGTGGTCCTTCGCATCTTGATTTGTTTGATTTGAAGCCAAATGCACCCGCAGAAATCCGTGGTGAATTTTCTCCAATCCGCACGAATGTGCCGGGCATGGAAATCTCCGAAGTTTTTCCGAAATTGGCCAAGCGCGCGGATCAGTTTTCGATCATTCGATCGGTGGTCGGCAGTGAAGGTCGACATGATGGTTTTCAATGTATGACGGGTCGCACGCATCGAGAGAGTCCACCGGCCGGTGGTTGGCCCATGTTGGGTTCGTGGGTGTCGAAAGTGCAAGGTGCCGTGAACGAATCGGTGCCGCCCAACTTGTCATTGATGTATCCGACCTCCACACGAACCTGGGGTGATCCGGGGACCGCTGGATTTATTGGGTCGGCCTTTGATCCGATGGCACTTGTGGCCAAGGACCCACAGGCGAAACCAACTGGAATGACACTCCAGGGTATCTCGCTCGAGCGTTTGGGGGATCGCCAAAGGTTATTCCAATCGGTTGATCGCCTTCGGCGACAGCTTGACCATTCGGATGCGATGTTAGGAGTCGATTCGTTTACTGAGCAGGCGTTGTCGATTTTGACTTCATCAAAGCTTGTCGAGGCGCTTGATGTTTCTCAGGAGGATCCTCGAATTGTCGAGCGATACGGAAAGAATGATCCAACCTATCAACGTGATGGCGCGCCCAAGATGGTTCAAAATTTTCTGATCGCTCGCCGACTTGTCGAGGCCGGTGCTCGTGTCGTCTCAATGAATTACAGTCGCTGGGACTGGCATGGGGGAGACGGATTGAATTTCCCAAGAACTCGACAGGAAGCTCCCCTGTTGGATCAAGGACTATCGGCTCTGCTTCAGGATCTCGATGAACGCGGTTTAAGCGACGATGTTTCGGTTGTGGTCTGGGGCGAGTTTGGACGCACCCCGAAAATTAATAAGATGAATAGTCGTGATCACTGGCCGCAAGTCTCTTTTGCCCTCATGGCAGGGGGTGGCATGCAAGCTGGGCAAGTGATTGGAGCGACAAATCGCCTGGGCGAATACGCTCAGCAACGTCCCGTGACGTTTGCGGAAATCTTCGCGACGCTCTATCACAATCTGGGGATCGATATCCAGTCGGCAACGGTTGATGACTTGAGCGGACGTCCTCAGTATCTTTTGGATGCGGGCGTGATGCCTGTCGCTGAACTGGTTTAA